Proteins found in one Choloepus didactylus isolate mChoDid1 chromosome 3, mChoDid1.pri, whole genome shotgun sequence genomic segment:
- the UBXN8 gene encoding UBX domain-containing protein 8 isoform X3 produces MKLKKLEERFYQMSGETWKLSNGHKLGGDEGLVLENASQTSETSNREAARRRNLPEPVTKLSRPPDQPTKKVLDLPEEPPKTAEEVVTVALRCPSGSMLKRRFFKTCSSQVLFDWMMKIGYHTSLYSLSTSFPRRPLEVEGGWSLEDIGITVDTVLNVEEKEQATN; encoded by the exons atgaaactgaaaaaacTGGAAGAGCGCTTTTATCAAATGTCAGGTGAAACCTGGAAGTTGAGCAATGGTCACAAACTTGGG GGTGATGAAGGGCTGGTACTTGAAAATGCCAGTCAGACATCTGAAACTTCAAACAGAGAAGCTGCAAGAAGACGGAACTTGCCTGAGCCTGTAACCAAACTTTCACGACCTCCTGACCAGCCCACGAAGAAG gTTCTTGATTTACCTGAAGAACCTCCTAAAACAGCTGAAGAA GTAGTTACTGTCGCTCTCCGATGTCCAAGTGGGAGTATGCTGAAGAGAAGGTTTTTTAAGACTTGCAGTTCACAG GTCTTATTTGACTGGATGATGAAAATTGGTTACCACACATCCCTCTATAGCCTTTCCACCTCCTTTCCCAGAAGGCCTCTGGAAGTGGAGGGAGGTTGGTCATTGGAAGACATAGGAATAACTGTGGATACTGTACTCAATGTGGAAGAGAAAGAGCAGGCAACTAATTAA